In a genomic window of Quercus lobata isolate SW786 chromosome 4, ValleyOak3.0 Primary Assembly, whole genome shotgun sequence:
- the LOC115987566 gene encoding trihelix transcription factor ASIL2-like, whose translation MAAAAAAASSSSPVETTATTPPPIPSSPPTAVPLSLPLPLPAPPTAQIQAQPQTQTQTPIQAQPQAQPQPSTASRRLPPPCWSHDETVALIDSYREKWYSLRRGNLKATHWQEVADSVARRCSAASPPKTAVQCRHKMEKLRKRYRTELQRARSMPVSRFISSWVHFKRMDAMEKGPSAKPRVNDSDSDENDNNNDEGLDVENDEEEDQDLYEEFKNGGSNMRHMSKFYRNNGIGGSGGGGGGGGGGGGSGGGSGFRIRIPSGVSVAHLGSKFYPKVEPKFNSNPNPSSSSGVNFGARVMRECNTAVRSGLGKRERERDPVAEMVSAIKVLGDGFVRVEQMKMEMAREIEGMRMEMEMKRTEMILESQQRIVEAFAKAVSEKKKKPKRIPSPES comes from the coding sequence AtggctgctgctgctgctgctgcttcttcctcttctcccGTCGAGACCACCGCCACCACCCCACCGCCGATCCCCTCCAGCCCACCCACCGCcgtgcctctctctctcccgCTCCCTCTGCCCGCCCCGCCCACGGCCCAGATCCAGGCCCAGCCCCAGACCCAGACCCAGACTCCGATCCAGGCCCAGCCCCAGGCTCAACCCCAGCCCTCCACCGCCTCGCGGCGCCTGCCCCCGCCGTGCTGGTCGCACGACGAGACGGTCGCGCTGATCGACTCTTACCGCGAGAAATGGTACTCGCTCCGGCGCGGGAATCTGAAGGCGACTCACTGGCAGGAGGTGGCGGATTCGGTCGCTCGTCGCTGCTCCGCCGCGTCTCCTCCCAAGACCGCCGTGCAGTGCCGTCACAAGATGGAGAAGCTGCGGAAGCGGTACCGCACGGAGCTGCAGAGGGCGAGATCCATGCCCGTTTCGAGGTTTATCTCCTCCTGGGTCCATTTCAAGCGCATGGACGCCATGGAGAAAGGTCCTTCGGCTAAGCCTCGAGTCAACGACTCCGACAGCGACGAAAACGACAACAACAACGACGAAGGGCTCGACGTTGAGAACGACGAAGAAGAAGATCAGGATTTGTACGAAGAGTTCAAGAATGGAGGGTCGAACATGAGGCACATGAGTAAATTTTACAGAAATAACGGAATCGGCGGAAGTGGCGGCGgaggcggtggtggtggtggtggtggtggtagtggtggagGAAGTGGGTTTCGGATTCGGATTCCGAGTGGTGTGAGCGTAGCGCATCTCGGATCGAAGTTTTATCCGAAAGTTGAGCCGAAATTCAAttcaaaccctaaccctagctCTAGCTCTGGTGTGAATTTTGGGGCTAGGGTTATGAGGGAGTGTAACACGGCGGTGAGGTCGGGtttgggaaagagagagagggagagagaccCGGTGGCCGAGATGGTTTCGGCTATAAAGGTATTGGGAGATGGGTTTGTGAGAGTGGAGCagatgaagatggagatggCTAGGGAGATTGAAGGGATGAGgatggagatggagatgaaGCGGACCGAGATGATTCTCGAGTCCCAGCAGAGGATTGTTGAGGCCTTTGCCAAGGCGGTAtcggagaagaagaagaagccgaAGAGAATTCCCTCACCGGAGTCTTAG